A region of [Bacteroides] pectinophilus DNA encodes the following proteins:
- a CDS encoding DegV family protein, whose product MSKFILSCCSTADLTKEHFEKINVRYICFHYELDGVEHADDLGQSIPFDEFYKKMAEGAMTKTSQVNAEEYKEYFEGFLKEGYDVLHVCLSSGISGTVNSANIARDMLADEYPDRKIYVVDSLGASSGYGLIMDTLASLRDEGKTIDELYSWVEEHKLELHHWFFSTDLTFYIRGGRISKTAGAIGSILNICPLLNMDNLGRLIPRYKIRGRKKVITEIVKRMEENAQDGHDYSGKCFISQSACYEDARAVADLVEAKFPKLNGRVEINSIGTTIGSHTGPGTVALFFWGGMRTE is encoded by the coding sequence ATGAGCAAATTTATTTTAAGCTGTTGTTCAACGGCAGACCTTACAAAAGAACATTTTGAAAAGATTAATGTAAGATACATATGTTTTCATTACGAGCTTGACGGAGTGGAACATGCAGATGATCTCGGACAGTCAATTCCATTTGATGAGTTCTATAAGAAGATGGCTGAAGGAGCAATGACCAAGACATCCCAGGTTAATGCGGAGGAATATAAGGAATACTTTGAAGGGTTCCTTAAGGAAGGTTACGATGTACTGCATGTATGCCTGTCATCAGGAATATCGGGTACGGTTAACTCTGCCAATATAGCCAGAGATATGCTTGCGGATGAATATCCCGACAGAAAAATATATGTTGTGGATTCACTTGGCGCGTCATCCGGTTATGGTCTTATCATGGATACGCTTGCGTCACTCCGCGATGAAGGAAAGACAATAGATGAGCTGTATTCTTGGGTTGAGGAGCATAAGCTCGAACTTCATCACTGGTTTTTCTCAACTGACCTTACATTCTACATCAGGGGAGGAAGAATATCCAAGACAGCCGGAGCAATAGGCTCAATACTTAATATATGTCCGCTGCTTAATATGGATAATCTTGGAAGACTTATTCCGAGATATAAGATAAGAGGCAGGAAGAAGGTAATTACAGAGATTGTTAAGCGGATGGAAGAGAATGCACAGGACGGACATGATTACTCAGGCAAATGTTTTATATCGCAGTCAGCATGCTATGAGGATGCAAGAGCAGTTGCAGACCTTGTCGAGGCTAAGTTCCCTAAACTTAACGGCAGGGTTGAGATTAACAGTATAGGAACTACAATAGGAAGCCATACGGGACCGGGAACAGTGGCACTTTTTTTCTGGGGCGGTATGAGAACAGAGTAG
- a CDS encoding methyl-accepting chemotaxis protein translates to MRSIGAKINYVLLLVFLICGVGMLIVNAKINSMDDITNEISQNYIASVSEVDTISENVTGLKSQMMEYLLVGEDKRPATLGNITKTQGAIVTSFQNLKKYASTQRTEEAVGRLEQSYGTYKDQYNAVLKDIDNGNIKDVASIDARLGKAYDDLEIRVHSVEVQNTVNTARAQKSLAGSAKASHITFIAVGILLIAAIAAGVIVVRFTVIAPARTATRELNIIIDGIEKNDGNLTARVTQKSQDEIGQLVGGVNKFIEVLHSIIAEIKADADNVSNSTNVVYQQISTADGNIMDVSATMQQLSAGMEEMAASAEHISNETDSISTSMENIAAQAGEGSNKAKDIKVRAVALRDDGIASKETTSSMADEIRTAVRASLEKSKDVEKINALTDNILNISSQTNLLALNASIEAARAGEAGRGFAVVADEIRTLADSSRATANDIQVISRDVTASVEELAENANKMIDFILNVVMPDYDKLVNMGEQYNRDAGDFDDIMIAFTEDSAQLKKTMEDVAGLIRSMSSTINENSEGVAMVSDSACGLTEGMSQIKDEMSHTEEVAARLGETVSRFTQI, encoded by the coding sequence ATGAGATCAATTGGCGCAAAGATTAATTATGTATTGCTGCTTGTATTTCTGATATGCGGCGTCGGCATGCTTATAGTTAATGCTAAGATTAACAGCATGGATGACATAACTAATGAGATAAGCCAGAATTACATTGCCAGCGTCAGTGAGGTTGATACGATTTCGGAGAATGTTACCGGCCTCAAATCACAGATGATGGAGTATCTGCTTGTTGGTGAAGATAAACGTCCGGCTACACTTGGCAATATAACCAAGACACAGGGAGCGATAGTTACTTCATTCCAGAATCTTAAGAAGTATGCCTCAACACAGCGTACAGAAGAAGCTGTAGGCAGACTTGAGCAGTCGTATGGTACATATAAGGATCAGTATAATGCGGTTCTGAAAGACATTGATAATGGTAATATCAAAGATGTGGCATCAATAGATGCACGGCTTGGTAAGGCATATGATGATCTTGAGATACGGGTACATTCAGTTGAAGTACAGAATACGGTTAATACCGCACGTGCCCAGAAGTCACTTGCAGGAAGTGCAAAAGCAAGCCATATCACATTTATTGCTGTAGGAATACTGCTTATTGCCGCAATTGCCGCAGGTGTAATTGTAGTAAGATTTACTGTAATTGCGCCGGCCAGAACTGCTACTCGTGAGCTTAATATAATTATTGACGGCATAGAGAAGAATGATGGCAATCTGACAGCGCGTGTTACGCAGAAGTCCCAGGATGAGATAGGACAGCTTGTCGGTGGCGTTAACAAATTTATAGAAGTACTGCACAGTATTATTGCAGAGATTAAAGCTGATGCAGATAATGTCAGCAACAGTACTAATGTAGTATATCAGCAGATTTCTACCGCAGACGGCAATATTATGGATGTTTCGGCTACAATGCAGCAGCTGTCGGCAGGAATGGAAGAGATGGCGGCTTCAGCTGAGCATATAAGCAATGAGACTGATTCCATAAGTACAAGTATGGAGAATATTGCAGCTCAGGCAGGTGAGGGTTCCAACAAGGCGAAGGATATAAAGGTAAGGGCTGTTGCACTCAGGGATGACGGAATTGCAAGCAAAGAGACTACAAGCAGCATGGCTGATGAGATAAGGACAGCTGTAAGGGCATCACTTGAGAAGAGTAAGGATGTAGAGAAGATTAATGCGCTGACAGACAATATTCTTAATATATCAAGCCAGACTAATCTGCTTGCACTTAATGCATCAATTGAGGCTGCAAGGGCCGGTGAGGCAGGCAGAGGATTTGCGGTTGTTGCCGATGAGATAAGAACGCTTGCCGACTCAAGCAGAGCTACAGCTAATGATATTCAGGTAATAAGCCGTGATGTAACAGCTTCTGTTGAAGAACTTGCGGAGAATGCCAACAAGATGATTGATTTTATTCTTAATGTTGTAATGCCTGACTATGATAAGCTTGTTAATATGGGTGAACAGTATAACAGGGATGCAGGTGATTTTGATGACATTATGATTGCATTTACTGAAGACTCAGCGCAACTTAAGAAGACAATGGAGGATGTTGCAGGACTTATCAGAAGTATGTCATCGACTATTAATGAGAACTCTGAGGGAGTTGCAATGGTATCAGACAGTGCATGCGGACTTACTGAAGGCATGAGCCAGATAAAAGACGAGATGTCGCATACAGAGGAAGTAGCAGCAAGACTTGGAGAGACTGTGAGCCGCTTTACACAGATATAA
- a CDS encoding F0F1 ATP synthase subunit A, with protein MGNLTEKLMEELNCETVFTIPVFGGIGVAESVVVTWIIMAVMVIAAIILTRNLRVDHISRRQAVAETIVTKLNGMVESMIGPEGKRYVPYLATVLVYIGIANIIGLFGFKSPTKDLNVTAALAIMSIVLVEGAGIYQHGVKKWLHKFTEPIAVVTPINILEVFTRPLSLCMRLFGNVLGSYVIMELLKIIVPVVVPAVFCLYFDIFDGLLQAYVFVFLTSLYIKEAVE; from the coding sequence ATGGGCAATTTGACAGAGAAGCTGATGGAAGAGCTGAACTGTGAGACCGTCTTTACAATCCCTGTATTCGGCGGAATCGGAGTGGCAGAATCAGTAGTTGTCACGTGGATTATAATGGCGGTTATGGTGATTGCTGCTATTATCTTGACAAGGAATCTTCGCGTAGACCACATCAGCAGACGTCAGGCAGTGGCCGAAACGATTGTGACGAAACTCAATGGCATGGTAGAGAGCATGATAGGACCGGAAGGAAAGAGATATGTTCCGTATCTTGCAACAGTACTGGTGTACATAGGCATAGCCAATATAATAGGTCTGTTCGGATTCAAATCCCCGACTAAGGATCTTAATGTAACGGCAGCGCTCGCCATAATGAGTATCGTGTTGGTTGAAGGTGCCGGAATATACCAGCACGGTGTAAAAAAATGGCTTCACAAATTCACGGAGCCTATTGCAGTTGTTACACCAATCAACATCCTTGAGGTCTTTACAAGACCGCTGTCGCTGTGTATGCGACTTTTCGGTAATGTACTTGGCTCTTATGTAATCATGGAGCTGCTGAAGATTATTGTCCCGGTAGTTGTACCGGCAGTATTCTGTCTGTATTTTGATATATTTGACGGACTTCTTCAGGCATACGTATTTGTATTTCTTACTTCACTTTATATCAAAGAAGCTGTGGAGTAA
- a CDS encoding ATP synthase F0 subunit B: MFKPVQKILDERQTEADRQFDEAKARQDAADGMKAQYEQSMADIEKQREDTLREVRRNADAEYHRIVEDAQDKAKQIKDDAVAEAENKKTQILKKAEKEIADMVVDAAVKVVGEKEGAAVDSSLYNEFLNKAGDK; the protein is encoded by the coding sequence TTGTTTAAGCCGGTTCAGAAGATTCTTGATGAGAGACAGACAGAGGCTGACAGGCAGTTTGACGAGGCGAAGGCACGTCAGGATGCAGCCGATGGAATGAAGGCACAGTACGAGCAGTCTATGGCTGACATCGAGAAACAAAGAGAAGATACTCTGCGTGAAGTAAGACGTAATGCTGATGCTGAGTATCACAGAATCGTTGAAGATGCCCAGGATAAGGCTAAGCAGATAAAGGATGATGCTGTTGCAGAGGCTGAGAATAAGAAAACTCAGATTCTTAAGAAGGCTGAGAAAGAAATCGCAGACATGGTTGTTGATGCAGCAGTTAAGGTAGTAGGAGAGAAGGAAGGAGCTGCTGTTGACAGTTCCCTCTATAACGAATTTTTAAATAAAGCAGGTGATAAATAG
- a CDS encoding TRAP transporter substrate-binding protein, with protein MKRRLLITVIFMAMLSALTGCGSRQEVTTLIMADVQEGDHPTAKACDKFAELVKEKTNGRIEIEVYHGSTLGTEAEQIAQATVGGIDFVRVSSPVSAYDDDIKAFQALYLYGSEDDMWKVLDGQIGNEFLKAQKLKNNGLEGLCWISGGSRNFYNNVKPVSSPEDLKGLTLRVNTDSMFAFLDKCGAKGVNVSYGDIYNAIADGTIDGAENNWPSYISTGHYKVAPYITVDEHTRIPEMIVASAETMNKLSQENQQIIRECATEAGKLQRQWMQEYDEKAIKEAEAAGCTITYLTKEQVAKFQSVAQPVNEQVSSKYMDIIKKIKAAQ; from the coding sequence ATGAAAAGAAGACTTTTAATTACAGTAATATTTATGGCAATGTTGTCTGCCCTTACCGGATGTGGAAGCAGGCAGGAAGTTACAACACTTATAATGGCTGATGTGCAGGAGGGAGATCATCCTACCGCAAAGGCCTGTGATAAGTTTGCAGAGCTGGTTAAAGAAAAGACTAATGGCAGAATTGAGATTGAGGTGTATCACGGCTCAACACTCGGAACAGAGGCAGAACAGATTGCACAGGCAACTGTAGGCGGAATTGATTTCGTGCGTGTATCATCCCCTGTTTCTGCTTATGATGATGACATAAAGGCATTTCAGGCATTGTATCTGTATGGCAGTGAGGATGACATGTGGAAGGTGCTCGACGGACAGATAGGCAACGAATTCCTTAAGGCACAGAAGCTCAAGAATAATGGCCTGGAAGGTCTCTGCTGGATATCAGGCGGTTCAAGAAATTTCTACAATAATGTAAAGCCTGTTTCGAGCCCTGAGGATCTTAAGGGACTTACGCTTCGTGTTAATACTGATTCCATGTTTGCATTTCTTGACAAATGCGGCGCCAAGGGTGTGAATGTATCATATGGTGATATTTACAATGCGATTGCAGATGGGACAATAGACGGAGCAGAGAATAACTGGCCGTCATATATATCTACGGGACATTATAAAGTGGCACCTTACATTACTGTTGATGAGCATACGAGAATACCGGAGATGATAGTTGCATCGGCAGAGACAATGAATAAGCTTTCACAGGAGAATCAGCAGATAATCCGTGAATGTGCAACGGAGGCCGGCAAGCTTCAGAGACAGTGGATGCAGGAATACGATGAGAAAGCAATAAAGGAAGCAGAAGCTGCAGGCTGTACAATCACATATCTGACGAAGGAACAGGTCGCAAAGTTCCAAAGCGTTGCCCAGCCGGTTAATGAGCAGGTCAGCAGCAAATATATGGATATAATTAAGAAGATTAAGGCAGCACAGTAA
- the atpE gene encoding ATP synthase F0 subunit C, with protein MSMGTIIAIGAGIAVLGGLGAGIGIGIATGKASEAVARQPEAEGKISKTLILGCALAEATAIYGFVIALMIIIMLK; from the coding sequence ATTTCTATGGGTACAATAATAGCAATTGGTGCAGGTATTGCAGTATTAGGTGGACTTGGTGCCGGTATCGGTATCGGTATTGCAACAGGTAAGGCTTCAGAGGCAGTTGCAAGACAGCCTGAGGCAGAAGGTAAGATCAGTAAGACACTTATTCTTGGTTGTGCACTTGCAGAGGCAACAGCTATTTATGGTTTCGTTATCGCACTTATGATTATTATCATGTTAAAGTAA
- the hcp gene encoding hydroxylamine reductase translates to MSDMFCFQCQQTAGNQGCIKTGVCGKQPSTANLQDELVAELIRLAQTALDNGKMSHETDDLLMDGLFTTLTNVNFSDSAIKAFTERVVKMREALGGGNIPVISLWEGDTDIVSLRSTLLFGLKGMAAYAHHSRNLGLRDDEVSGWFYKGLTEINKKHTVQEWLELIMEFGRINFKCMQMLDTANTEAYGTPVPTKVNTDIKKGPFIVVSGHDLRDLAQLLAQTEGKGINIYTHSEMLPAHGYPGLKKYPHLAGNFGTAWQSQQKEFEDIPAPVLFTTNCLMPWRKSYKDNLYTTSVVGYEDIKHIEGDEHGNKDFTPIIEHALRLGGYEHDRSMSGINGGHILTTGFAHGTVLANADKVIEAVKSGAVKHIFLVGGCDGAHPGRNYYTEFVKQTPMDSLILTLACGKYRFNDIDLGEINGLPRILDMGQCNDAYSAIKVAAALAEAFGCGINELPLTLVLSWYEQKAVCILLTLLSLGIKGIYLGPTFPAFISEGVARVLTEQFGLQPITAPQQDLDAILGRR, encoded by the coding sequence ATGTCAGATATGTTTTGTTTTCAGTGCCAGCAGACAGCAGGCAACCAGGGATGTATTAAAACAGGAGTGTGTGGTAAGCAGCCCTCAACAGCCAATCTTCAGGATGAGCTTGTAGCGGAGCTTATACGCCTCGCACAGACAGCGCTTGATAATGGTAAGATGTCACATGAGACAGATGATTTACTTATGGACGGTCTTTTTACGACCCTGACTAACGTAAATTTCAGTGATTCTGCGATAAAAGCATTCACAGAACGTGTGGTAAAGATGCGTGAAGCGCTTGGCGGCGGCAATATCCCTGTTATATCATTGTGGGAGGGGGATACGGACATTGTATCGCTTCGTTCCACTCTGCTGTTCGGATTGAAGGGGATGGCTGCATACGCACATCACAGCAGGAATCTTGGGCTCCGCGATGATGAGGTGAGCGGCTGGTTCTATAAAGGATTAACAGAGATAAATAAAAAGCATACAGTGCAGGAATGGCTTGAGCTTATCATGGAGTTTGGCAGGATTAATTTCAAATGCATGCAGATGCTTGATACAGCCAATACAGAAGCGTATGGGACACCGGTGCCTACAAAGGTCAATACTGACATAAAGAAAGGTCCTTTTATTGTAGTATCGGGACATGACTTAAGAGACCTTGCACAGCTCCTTGCACAGACCGAGGGCAAGGGAATAAACATCTACACTCACAGTGAGATGCTGCCGGCACATGGCTATCCCGGACTAAAAAAATATCCGCATCTTGCAGGCAATTTCGGAACGGCATGGCAGAGCCAGCAGAAGGAATTTGAAGATATACCGGCACCTGTGCTGTTTACCACGAACTGTCTTATGCCATGGCGCAAAAGCTATAAGGATAATCTGTATACAACATCAGTTGTGGGTTACGAAGATATAAAGCATATCGAAGGGGATGAACATGGTAATAAGGATTTTACACCTATTATAGAGCATGCATTAAGACTTGGCGGCTATGAGCATGACAGAAGCATGAGCGGAATAAACGGAGGTCACATTCTTACAACCGGTTTTGCGCATGGAACGGTTCTTGCCAATGCGGATAAGGTGATTGAGGCTGTTAAGAGCGGTGCGGTAAAACACATATTCCTTGTAGGCGGATGTGATGGAGCACATCCGGGGCGCAACTATTATACGGAATTTGTCAAGCAGACACCTATGGATTCGCTGATTCTTACTCTGGCGTGCGGCAAGTACCGCTTCAATGATATTGACCTTGGTGAGATTAACGGACTGCCGCGGATACTTGACATGGGGCAGTGCAATGATGCCTACAGTGCGATAAAAGTAGCAGCAGCACTTGCGGAAGCTTTTGGCTGCGGTATAAATGAACTTCCGCTTACGCTTGTACTCTCATGGTACGAACAGAAAGCTGTATGTATTCTTCTTACACTGCTTTCACTCGGAATAAAGGGAATATATCTCGGACCTACATTCCCGGCGTTCATCTCGGAAGGAGTTGCAAGAGTCCTCACAGAGCAGTTCGGACTTCAGCCGATTACGGCACCGCAGCAGGATCTGGATGCAATACTTGGAAGAAGATAA
- a CDS encoding AzlD domain-containing protein has product MNTGMHPASGAGINIWYVCAAILISAVITFALRALPFILFKDNRSLPGWLRRLGKLLPSAIMAVLIVYCVKDIRDAMLPAGLLELIAVVIVAASYKWKHNTFLSILLGTAAYMVMIRMV; this is encoded by the coding sequence ATGAATACAGGAATGCACCCGGCGTCAGGTGCCGGCATTAATATATGGTATGTGTGTGCTGCTATTCTGATATCTGCTGTAATAACATTTGCACTCAGGGCACTGCCGTTTATTCTGTTTAAGGATAACAGAAGCCTTCCGGGATGGCTTAGGAGACTTGGAAAGCTTCTGCCATCGGCAATTATGGCGGTGCTTATAGTCTACTGTGTTAAGGATATAAGGGATGCAATGCTGCCGGCAGGGCTGCTTGAGCTTATTGCGGTTGTTATTGTGGCAGCAAGCTACAAATGGAAGCACAATACATTTTTGAGTATACTGCTTGGAACGGCAGCATACATGGTGATGATAAGAATGGTTTAG
- a CDS encoding AzlC family ABC transporter permease encodes MYNRRDIAGSILKKDKKSAFNKAFVKSLPIMCSYLFVSMAYGMMMEESGFHWYYSLFASLTIYTGAFQFVLITFLSSTASIATIAVTALLMNSRQTFYSLTFVKEFKRMGRRKLYMIHTMTDETYAVNCTLDENEPEHDDEMFFVALLSRCYWMAGAVAGGVIGQLIPFSLDGIDFCMTALFVIIFIDQWEKADSHIPAITGIAAAILCMYAFGTTAFMLPSLILVSGILVCLNMRRPACEAADNTGNTGRETQR; translated from the coding sequence ATGTATAATAGAAGAGATATTGCCGGGAGTATTTTGAAGAAAGATAAAAAGAGTGCATTTAATAAGGCATTTGTAAAGTCGCTTCCAATCATGTGCAGTTATCTGTTTGTGAGTATGGCATACGGAATGATGATGGAAGAATCAGGATTCCACTGGTATTATTCACTGTTTGCAAGTCTTACGATATATACAGGGGCTTTTCAGTTTGTCCTCATCACGTTCTTAAGCAGTACGGCTTCAATTGCTACAATAGCGGTGACGGCGCTTCTTATGAACAGCAGACAGACATTTTACAGCCTTACATTCGTTAAGGAATTTAAGAGGATGGGTAGAAGAAAGCTGTACATGATCCACACGATGACGGATGAGACATATGCGGTCAACTGTACACTTGATGAGAATGAACCTGAACATGATGATGAGATGTTTTTTGTGGCGCTTCTGAGTAGATGTTACTGGATGGCAGGAGCTGTGGCCGGTGGTGTTATAGGACAGCTGATACCATTTTCGCTTGATGGAATTGATTTCTGCATGACGGCATTGTTTGTAATAATATTTATTGATCAGTGGGAAAAGGCAGACAGCCATATTCCGGCTATAACCGGGATTGCTGCTGCCATATTATGTATGTATGCCTTCGGAACAACAGCATTCATGCTTCCGTCGCTTATACTTGTGTCAGGGATACTTGTGTGCCTTAACATGCGCAGGCCGGCATGTGAGGCGGCAGATAATACAGGCAATACCGGACGGGAGACACAAAGATGA
- a CDS encoding endonuclease III, with product MTKKKLALEVIEKLKNEYPDAACTLDYDDAWKLLVSVRLAAQCTDARVNVVVEGLFDKYPSVAALAEADVDDIENIVRPCGLGRSKARDISACMKMLHEKYSDTVPDDFDELLKLPGVGRKSANLIMGDVFGKPAIVTDTHCIRLANRIGLVDNIKEPKKVEMALWKIIPPEEGSDLCHRLVIHGREVCTARTAPYCDRCCLADICRKNI from the coding sequence GTGACTAAGAAGAAGCTTGCTCTTGAGGTTATAGAGAAACTGAAAAATGAATACCCTGATGCAGCCTGTACGCTTGATTATGATGATGCATGGAAGCTGCTTGTAAGTGTACGCCTTGCGGCACAGTGCACTGACGCGAGAGTTAATGTTGTGGTTGAGGGACTTTTTGACAAATACCCAAGTGTGGCTGCACTTGCAGAAGCTGATGTTGATGACATAGAGAATATCGTGCGTCCATGTGGACTTGGCAGAAGCAAGGCACGCGATATAAGCGCATGTATGAAGATGCTGCACGAAAAGTATAGTGATACCGTGCCGGATGACTTTGATGAACTGCTCAAGCTTCCGGGTGTGGGACGTAAGAGTGCTAATCTTATAATGGGAGATGTGTTCGGTAAGCCTGCAATTGTGACGGATACACACTGTATAAGGCTTGCTAACAGGATAGGTCTTGTCGACAATATAAAGGAGCCTAAGAAGGTGGAGATGGCACTGTGGAAGATAATTCCACCCGAAGAAGGCAGTGACCTCTGCCACAGGCTTGTAATACACGGAAGGGAAGTGTGTACGGCAAGAACTGCACCATATTGCGACAGATGCTGCCTTGCGGATATATGCCGTAAAAATATCTGA
- the larE gene encoding ATP-dependent sacrificial sulfur transferase LarE, whose product MAKLDALREYLKSLESVAVAFSSGVDSTFLLKTAKDTLGDNVIAVTARSCSFPGRELNEALEFCKKEGIRHFVCESEELSIDGFAQNPKNRCYLCKKELFRKIQEIADENGIAAIAEGSNMDDMGDYRPGLTAVAELGIKSPLRHCNLTKADIRALSRYLNLPTWKKQSFACLSSRFVYGETITEEKLGMVDKAEQLLLDMGFHQVRVRIHGMMARIEIDPSEFAMLMEENNRMKITGEFKKYGFTYVSLDLMGYRTGSMNEVLQ is encoded by the coding sequence ATGGCAAAGCTTGATGCTCTGAGGGAGTATCTTAAAAGCCTCGAATCGGTTGCAGTCGCATTTTCAAGCGGTGTCGATTCAACATTTCTTCTTAAAACGGCTAAGGATACACTGGGAGATAATGTTATTGCAGTGACGGCACGTTCCTGCTCATTCCCGGGCAGAGAGCTTAATGAGGCTCTGGAGTTCTGCAAAAAAGAAGGAATCCGCCACTTTGTCTGTGAATCTGAGGAACTGTCAATAGACGGATTTGCACAGAATCCCAAGAACAGATGTTACCTCTGTAAGAAGGAGCTTTTCCGGAAGATTCAGGAGATAGCTGACGAGAACGGCATTGCGGCGATAGCTGAAGGCTCCAATATGGATGATATGGGAGATTACAGACCGGGACTTACGGCAGTAGCAGAGCTTGGAATAAAAAGTCCGTTAAGACACTGTAATCTTACAAAGGCAGATATAAGAGCACTTTCAAGATATCTTAATCTTCCTACATGGAAAAAGCAGTCATTTGCATGTCTTTCATCAAGATTTGTATATGGTGAGACGATAACGGAAGAAAAGCTTGGAATGGTAGATAAAGCTGAGCAGCTGCTTCTTGATATGGGATTCCATCAGGTAAGGGTAAGAATTCACGGTATGATGGCAAGAATTGAGATTGACCCGTCGGAATTCGCAATGCTCATGGAAGAAAACAACCGTATGAAAATTACCGGTGAATTCAAAAAATACGGATTTACATATGTGTCACTGGATCTTATGGGGTACAGGACCGGAAGTATGAATGAAGTACTGCAATAG
- a CDS encoding DUF2798 domain-containing protein, with amino-acid sequence MPRTKKQEIIYTIMMVIVMVYGMVCYNIALDTKGMQYFIFGAALSELPLMGVVAFVLDTFIAGPIAKKITFRLFTPGQDKQIFIILSISLLSLWTMCPMMSLAATIFFKTGLSVQILPVWLGTTALNMPAALIWQLFAAGPLVRFIFGKAVMN; translated from the coding sequence ATGCCAAGAACAAAAAAACAGGAAATTATCTACACAATCATGATGGTAATCGTCATGGTATACGGAATGGTGTGCTACAACATAGCACTTGATACAAAGGGAATGCAGTACTTTATATTCGGTGCAGCGCTTTCGGAACTTCCGCTTATGGGCGTTGTTGCTTTTGTGCTTGATACTTTTATTGCAGGACCAATTGCAAAAAAAATAACATTCAGACTTTTTACACCGGGACAGGATAAGCAGATTTTTATTATTCTTTCTATATCACTTCTGTCACTCTGGACAATGTGTCCTATGATGAGCCTTGCCGCAACAATATTTTTCAAGACGGGATTGAGTGTGCAGATTCTTCCGGTATGGCTTGGGACAACTGCACTTAATATGCCGGCGGCGCTTATATGGCAGCTGTTTGCAGCCGGCCCGCTTGTAAGATTTATTTTCGGAAAAGCGGTGATGAACTGA
- a CDS encoding tRNA threonylcarbamoyladenosine dehydratase: protein MLTQFARTELLLGKDAMEVLKNSRVAVFGVGGVGGYVCEALVRSGVGAFDLIDDDKVCLTNLNRQIIATRKTVGKYKVDVMEERIHDINPDARVRVHKCFFLPENADEFPFDEYDYVVDAVDTVTAKISLVMKAQEKNIPVISSMGAGNKLDASQFRVADIYKTKVCPLAKVMRRELKKRGVKKLKVVYSEEMPTRPVEDMAISCRTNCICPPGAQHKCTERRDIPGSVAFVPSVAGLIIAGEVVKDLTAGAGRTDV, encoded by the coding sequence ATGCTGACACAATTTGCAAGAACAGAGCTGCTGCTTGGAAAAGATGCCATGGAAGTTCTTAAGAACTCAAGAGTTGCCGTGTTCGGAGTAGGAGGCGTAGGTGGATATGTGTGCGAGGCGCTTGTACGAAGCGGTGTAGGTGCATTTGATCTTATTGATGATGACAAGGTCTGCCTTACTAATCTAAACAGACAGATTATAGCAACGAGAAAGACAGTGGGCAAATACAAAGTTGACGTTATGGAAGAACGTATACATGATATTAATCCTGATGCCAGAGTGCGTGTGCACAAGTGCTTTTTCCTGCCTGAGAACGCTGATGAGTTTCCGTTTGATGAGTATGATTATGTTGTAGACGCAGTGGATACCGTAACAGCCAAGATATCACTTGTAATGAAGGCTCAGGAGAAAAATATACCAGTAATCAGCAGTATGGGTGCAGGCAATAAGCTTGACGCAAGCCAGTTCCGTGTTGCGGACATTTATAAAACCAAGGTATGCCCGCTTGCCAAGGTTATGAGAAGAGAACTTAAGAAGCGTGGAGTTAAGAAGCTGAAGGTTGTATATTCCGAGGAAATGCCGACAAGGCCGGTAGAAGATATGGCTATAAGCTGCAGGACGAACTGCATATGTCCTCCGGGTGCACAGCATAAGTGCACGGAGAGAAGGGATATTCCGGGAAGTGTTGCTTTTGTACCTTCTGTTGCGGGACTTATTATAGCCGGAGAGGTCGTTAAGGATCTGACGGCAGGAGCCGGACGTACTGATGTATAA